A window of the Terriglobales bacterium genome harbors these coding sequences:
- a CDS encoding VIT and VWA domain-containing protein translates to MRRTLLAHLLILLALTAGALAGNPPVTEGSLRIMGKEGVTGFCPLKHTDVKTEISGFLARVEVTQEFWNPSKEKIEAVYVFPLSQRSAVDDMTLQVGDRIVRGIIKRREEAQAIYQAARAAGHVAALLDQERPNIFTQSVANIMPGETVKVTISYVEFLKYEDGAYEFSFPMVVGPRYIPGSMAIGKQGGGWAPDTDQVPDASRITPPVAGVHTPGTRAGHDVSLEVTLDAGVPIQDFRSTSHAILADRTSASSAAIRLKQQAVIPNKDFILRYDVAGGRIEDAVLTHKTPAGKNSLRSTGFFTLILQPPDRIPESEITPKEIVFVLDTSGSMSGFPIEKAKEAMKLALDGLHPSDTFNLITFAGDTRVLFPEPVPATPKNLALAQEFLAGRSGSGGTEMMKAIRAALDPSDSQEHLRVVCFMTDGYVGNDMEIVAEVQKHPNARVFSFGIGQSVNRFLLDKMAEVSRGEVEYVALNDDGSAAARRFHERVRTPLLTDLSIDWNGLPVADVYPARLPDLFSAKPVIVTGRYGVPSSGVIRLRGKRAGEDFVREIKVSLPASEDRHDVLASLWARQKIDDLMARDYAGIQQGAARKDVKEEITQLGLDFHLMTQFTSFVAVEEMTVTEDGQPRLIQVPVEMPEGVSPEGVFGKPGEMQYAPASAPVTANKAMRQSGAGIGGGLRSQVSTNGRVVREMKDEEADRIADVRVDRPATWEARLDPGLLRVAKCHEAEVLQPLRRGQCKLSAASKLEVAVWLTEKSDASLAKLRALGFEVRFDPKTSKLIIGRVTVAKLAQLARLDVVRYITPHGAQASAK, encoded by the coding sequence ATGCGTCGCACGCTATTGGCTCATCTGCTGATTCTGCTGGCTCTTACCGCCGGCGCCCTGGCCGGCAACCCGCCGGTTACCGAAGGCTCGCTCCGCATCATGGGCAAGGAGGGAGTTACCGGCTTCTGCCCGCTCAAGCACACCGATGTGAAGACCGAAATCTCCGGTTTCCTGGCGCGGGTCGAAGTCACGCAGGAGTTCTGGAACCCTTCGAAGGAAAAGATCGAGGCGGTGTACGTCTTCCCGCTTTCGCAGCGCTCGGCCGTGGACGACATGACGCTCCAGGTCGGCGACCGCATCGTGCGCGGCATCATCAAGCGCCGCGAAGAAGCCCAGGCCATCTACCAAGCCGCGCGCGCCGCCGGCCACGTCGCCGCGTTGCTCGACCAGGAGCGGCCCAACATATTCACGCAGTCGGTGGCCAACATCATGCCCGGCGAGACGGTGAAGGTGACCATCTCCTACGTCGAATTCCTCAAGTACGAAGACGGCGCCTACGAGTTCTCTTTCCCCATGGTCGTCGGACCGCGCTACATCCCCGGCTCGATGGCGATCGGGAAACAGGGCGGCGGCTGGGCGCCGGACACCGACCAGGTCCCTGACGCCTCGCGCATCACGCCGCCGGTGGCCGGCGTCCACACTCCCGGCACGCGTGCCGGTCATGACGTCTCGCTCGAAGTCACGCTCGACGCCGGCGTCCCCATTCAGGATTTCCGCTCCACCTCGCACGCCATCCTCGCCGACCGCACCAGCGCCTCGAGCGCCGCCATCCGTTTGAAGCAGCAGGCGGTGATCCCCAACAAGGACTTCATCCTGCGCTACGACGTTGCCGGCGGCCGCATCGAGGACGCCGTGCTCACCCACAAGACTCCGGCGGGCAAGAACAGCCTGCGCTCCACCGGCTTCTTCACTCTCATCCTGCAGCCGCCCGATCGCATCCCGGAATCCGAGATCACGCCCAAAGAGATCGTGTTCGTGCTCGATACTTCCGGCTCCATGTCCGGCTTCCCCATCGAGAAAGCGAAAGAAGCCATGAAGCTGGCGCTCGACGGCCTGCACCCGAGCGACACCTTCAACCTCATCACCTTCGCCGGCGACACCAGGGTCCTGTTTCCGGAACCGGTTCCGGCCACGCCCAAGAACCTGGCTCTGGCGCAGGAATTCCTCGCCGGCCGTTCGGGCTCGGGCGGCACCGAGATGATGAAGGCCATCCGCGCCGCGCTCGATCCCTCGGACTCCCAGGAGCACCTGCGCGTGGTCTGCTTCATGACCGACGGCTACGTCGGCAACGACATGGAGATCGTCGCCGAGGTGCAGAAGCATCCCAACGCACGCGTGTTCAGCTTCGGCATCGGCCAGAGCGTGAACCGCTTCCTGCTGGACAAGATGGCGGAAGTGAGCCGCGGTGAAGTGGAATACGTCGCACTCAACGACGATGGTTCCGCCGCCGCGCGCCGCTTCCACGAGCGCGTGCGCACGCCCCTGCTCACCGATCTCTCCATCGACTGGAACGGCCTGCCCGTGGCCGATGTCTATCCCGCGCGCCTGCCCGACCTGTTCAGCGCCAAGCCGGTCATCGTCACCGGCCGCTACGGCGTGCCCTCGAGCGGCGTCATCCGCCTGCGCGGCAAGCGCGCCGGCGAGGACTTCGTCCGCGAGATCAAGGTGAGCCTTCCCGCTTCCGAAGACCGCCACGACGTGCTCGCCTCTCTCTGGGCGCGCCAGAAGATCGACGACCTCATGGCCCGCGACTACGCCGGCATCCAGCAAGGCGCGGCGCGCAAGGACGTAAAGGAAGAGATCACCCAGCTCGGCCTCGATTTCCATCTCATGACCCAGTTCACCTCCTTCGTCGCCGTTGAGGAAATGACCGTCACCGAAGACGGCCAGCCGCGGCTCATCCAGGTGCCGGTCGAGATGCCGGAAGGCGTCAGCCCTGAAGGCGTGTTCGGGAAGCCCGGCGAGATGCAATACGCTCCTGCCTCCGCCCCTGTGACCGCCAACAAAGCCATGCGGCAGTCGGGTGCGGGAATCGGCGGCGGACTCAGAAGCCAGGTTTCAACCAACGGTCGCGTCGTGCGTGAGATGAAAGACGAGGAAGCCGACCGCATCGCCGATGTCCGCGTCGATCGCCCGGCCACCTGGGAAGCGCGCCTCGATCCCGGCCTGCTGCGCGTGGCCAAGTGCCACGAAGCTGAAGTCCTGCAGCCCCTGCGCCGCGGCCAGTGCAAGCTTTCCGCCGCGAGCAAGCTCGAGGTCGCGGTCTGGCTCACCGAAAAAAGCGACGCC